The Humulus lupulus chromosome 3, drHumLupu1.1, whole genome shotgun sequence genome window below encodes:
- the LOC133821402 gene encoding protein EXPORTIN 1A-like, with protein sequence MFNVQILKHDWPARWKSFIPDLVSAAKTSETICENCMAILKLLSEEVFDFSRGEMTQSKIKELKQSLNSEFQLIHELCLYVLSASQRTELIRATLSTLHAFLSWIPLGYILESPLLETLLNFFPMPSYRNLTLQCLTEVAALNFGDFYNAQYVKMYTIFMKLLQVGPK encoded by the exons ATGTTTAATGTACAGATTTTGAAGCATGATTGGCCAGCAAGATGGAAAAGCTTTATTCCTGATCTTGTTTCAGCTGCTAAAACTAGTGAAACAATTTGTGAGAATTGCATGGCTATATTGaag CTTCTAAGTGAAGAGGTGTTTGATTTCTCAAGAGGAGAGATGACTCAAAGTAAGATAAAGGAGCTTAAACAATCATTGAACAG TGAATTTCAACTCATTCATGAGCTATGCTTATATGTACTATCAGCCTCTCAAAGAACTGAGCTTATACGTGCAACACTCTCCACATTGCACGCATTTCTCTCATGGATTCCCCTGGGATATATATTGGAGTCTCCATTG CTTGAAACGCTGCTGAATTTTTTCCCCATGCCATCGTATCGGAATCTCACTCTTCAGTGTTTGACAGAG GTTGCAGCACTTAATTTTGGAGATTTCTACAATGCCCAGTACGTTAAGATGTACACCATATTCATGAAACTGTTGCAGGTAGGTCCGAAATGA